The DNA window CGCCCACCGATGCCCGCTGCGCGCGCCACTCGGCATTGACTCCGGCCACACTCGGATGGCCGTGGTCTTCATCCGCCTCCAGGTAGAAGAGGCCGCCGTGCCAGGGGCCGTACGTGGCGCGACCGATCGCTGCCAGCGCGAACGCATCGCGCGCGACGAGCTGCGCGGTTCCCTCGTCGCGCGCATCCACGTTGCCGTCCTGGATGAGAAAGCCGTCTCCGATGAGCAGGTCCTGACGGCCCACCGACAGCTCGAGACCGTTCGATCCAGAGGCCAGCCAGTCCTCGCTGCTACGCCAGCCGACGTAGAGGTGCTCGAGGTCGAGATACTCGGTGCTCTCGAACGTCGACGCTGTCAGATCGGCGTCGCCGCGGCTCAGGCTGCCGATGATGCTGGCGCCGCCGAACAACTCTCCGGCGCGCGGAAGGCGGTACGTCAGCTCGCCCGAGGGCAGCGCGTACATTTCGACCCAGTCCAGCCGCTCTTTGTCGTCTCTTGCGCGCCCGGCACCGAAGCCGGTGTTCTCGGCGTGGAAGTATCCGGCTTCGGCCAGCAGATGCAGCTCGAGCGTCACCGGGTCCTGCACCCATTCCGCCAGGTGCGCATCGACTGCGCGCGGCGTCGCAAGCAGCAGGCACGCCGCCACCAGAATGCCGGGAACGAAGCGTTCGATGCTGCTGCGGTTGTCGGGCGGCGTGCTCATCGTCGCGGCAGGTAGTGTGTTCGGATCGAGCGCAAAGACGACGGGTCGCGCAGCGCGGTTTCCACCTCGGCCTTCTCTTCGAACAGCGACCACAAGGGCTGATCCACCGACTCGATCTGGAAGAACGCGCCCGCCACGACCCGATCCCAGTGATCGGCGAGCCGCTCCATGTCGTCGGGAAGAATTCTCTGGCGGCAGGCGGCAGTGCCGCAAAGGCATTCGAAGGGCTCGGTCAGGTTGAGGGTGGCGTAATCATCGGTCAGCTCCTCTCCCGGCTCGATGTCGCGCACCGCCAGCTCGAAGTCGTAGCCGGCGCTCAGGCAGTTGGGATTGCACGAGTGGTTGAAGAACCGTGAATGGTCCCAGCACAATATCGAGCTGCCGGTGGCGTCGACGAACGCGTACTTGTCGAGGATTCGCTGATAGGGCTCGGGCAGCGCGGCGACCTGCTGCGGCGTGAAGGTCTGATCGAGGCGATCGCGGATCCACGTGATGGTGCCACGCGGGATGCGGGCGGTGGCAACCACGCCGAAGCCGATGCGGGGAGAGATCCGACGCAGCTCGGTGTCGGGGTGGACCATCGCCGCCTCGCTATGGCGAGTCCGCAGGCAAAACAAGGCGCCCGCGCCGTCGCTGGCCGATGGGTTGGACAATGCCGGCGGACTCGGCAACTGAGCCGCCACCGATCACAGGGGAGAGTCCCGATGCGAGTGCTTGCCCTCCTTGCGCTGACCCTCTGGCTGCCTGCATCCATGGCGCGCGCCGATGCTGCCGAAGAGTCCTCCGATCTCGGTCGCATCCTCATCACCGCCACCCGAACGCCGCTGGCCGAGCTGGAGACGCCGTACTCGACCACGCACATCGACGAGCGGCAGGTCGAGCGGCGCCTGGAACGCACCGTGCCCGAGACACTGCGCTTCGTGCCCGGCGTGATGGTTCAGAAGACCGCGTACGGCCAGGGCTCGCCGTTCCTGCGCGGCTTCACCGGCTTTCGGACGCTCTTCCTCATCGACGGAATCCGCCTGAACAACTCCGTGTTCCGAGAAGGCGCCAACCAGTACTGGGCCACCGTGGACCCGCTGTCGCTCGAGGGGATGGAGCTGGTCAAGGGACCGAGCTCCGTCCTGTACGGGTCGGACGCCATCGGCGGCACCGTGCAGGCGTTCACGCGCGGCCCGCGCGGCTACGGCGAGGGGCTCGGCAAAGCGTTTCGTCTCTACTACCGCGGCGCCACCGCCGAGAGCTCGATGACCGTGCACGGCGAAGGCTCGGCGACGTGGGGGGAGCGTGCCGGCTTCTACTTCGATTCGAGCTACCGCGACTTCGACAACCTGCAGATCGGCGAGGGCGAGCAGCGAAACGCCGGCTACGACGACTACGGCGGCTCGGTCAAGCTCGAGTACTTCTTCGCGCCCGACCTGGTCCTGACGGCCGCACGCCAGACGGTGCGTCAGGACAACGTGCCGCGCACGCATTCGACGATTTTCGCGCGCTCCTTTGCCGGCACCACGCCGGGCACCGATCTGCAGCGCGATCTGGATCAGGAGCGCGATCTCACCTACCTGCAGCTGCGCGGCCAGAGCATGGGCGGCTTCGTCGACGCGCTGAAGCTCAGCCTTTCCTGGCACGACCAGTCCGAGGTCGAAGACCGCGTGCGCAGCAACCTGTCGCGCCGCGAGCAGGGCTTCGACGTCGACACGCTCGGCCTATGGGCCGCGCTGTCGACGAACTCGTCATTCGGGAACTGGTCCTACGGCTTCGAGTATTATCGCGACTGGGTCGACTCGTTCTCGACAGCCAACACGATCCAGGGACCGGTCGCCGACGACGCCAGCTACGATTTGTTCGGACTGTATCTGCAGAACGAGCTGCCGCTGGGCGAACGCTTCACCGCGATCGGCGGCGGGCGCTTCTCGTACGCGGCCGTCAAGTCGGATGACGTGTTCGATCCCGCCACCGGCTTTGCAACCTCCATCGAGGATGACTGGAGCCAGGGCACGGGCAGCCTGCGCCTGTTGTTCCGGGCCATCCCGGAGCGGTGGAACTTCTACACCGGAGTCTCGCAAGGGTTTCGCGCACCCAATCTCTCCGACCTGACGCGCCTGGACAGCGCGCGCAGCGGCGAGCTGGAGATTCCGGCGCCGGGCCTGGAGCCGGAGGAGTACGTGTCGTTCGAGCTGGGCAGCAAGGCGGCCTACGGCGGCTTCGGAATCGAAGCCGCGTACTTCTACACCGACATCACCGACATGATCGTGCGCACGCCCACCGGCGTCACCGTCGGCACCGATTTCGAGGTCACCAAGCAGAACGTGGGCGACGGCTACATCCAGGGCGTGGAGGTGGCCGGCGAATACCGCTTCCTCGAGCAGTGGCGGGCGTGGGGCGCGTTCACGTGGATGGACGGCGAGGTGGATCAGTTCGCCACATCCGCGCCGGTGGCGACCAAGCAGCCGCTCGATCGCCTGATGCCGGTCACCACGGTGCTAGGCCTGCGATGGCAGGGGAGCGCGCTGCCGCTATGGGCCGAAGGCGTCTTCACGTTCGCGCAGGAAGCCGACCGCCTCTCGCCGGGTGATCGCGCCGACACGCAGCGCATCCCTCCAGGGGGAACGCCCGCGTACGAGGTGCTGTCGTTCTACACGGGCTGGAACGTCAACGAGCACGTCAGGCTGACCGCCGCGCTCGAGAACGTCACCGACGAGAACTACCGGATCCACGGCTCGGGAACGAACGAGCCGGGCATCAACTTCATCGTCGGAATCGACAACCGGTACTGAGCGCGTTCGACCGCGAGGCTCTTCGCGCTGCGGGTTCCTGCCTGACGGCGGCGACCGCCAAACGTGGTGCGACGACCCTGCCCGCTGCTGCTATGGGCACGGCGTGACGAGCGGGTCCTCGGTGCTGACGCGCTCGAACACCCACTTGCACGTATCGTTCTCGGAGTTGGTGCGGAAGATGGAGATGCCCTGCATCTTGTCGCCCTTGACCTTCAGCCGCACGGTCTCGCTCTGGCCTTCTTTGCAGAGCGTCATTCCGATCTCACCGCTGTCCGCGTCCTGCGCGGACTGGAGAACGGCGCCGGAATAGGTCCAGGTGCCATCGTCGATGTCGACCGCGACGACCGTGCCTTCCTGGCTGATCTCCATGGCCGCGTCGAATTTGTCGACGTCCTTCAGGCCACTGGAGTTGAACAGTTTGCAGACCTGCTTGCCCTGCCAGGTGCCTTCGACATCCAGTGCGTGTGCCGGGGATGCAGAGACGACAAGAGCCAGGCCCATGATGAAAGCTGGCGAAATTCTCATGTCCGGTTCCTCCAGAAGTCGCGCGAGGTTTCGGCGCGCCGACGGGGGTCTCGTAGCCGCCGTGAAGACCAGACACAAGAGGCAGCGGTGGCCGCCGTATGGCCCTGACCGCAGCCGCTTCACCGCTGGTACGGCATGGCCCGATTCGCGCGGTCGGCAGCGCACAGGCCTGCGCCGCCGGAGCGGGACCCGGGGACGAAGCTGCGACCTAGGCGACGATCGGCACCAGCAGATGTGCGTCGAATTGCCCGCCCATGTGCAGGACGTGGCGGCCCCGGTTCATCGACGTGTTCTTGCGGTACGGCGGCGAGGGGATGATCTCGTCGGCGGCGACGATGAGCTCCAGCGATTCCCCGGCGGCGAAGAACGTGCTGCTCGGATAGATCTCGATGTCGACGGGCACGATCTCCCCCGGCTGCAGCGGCCAGTGCGAGCGGCCACTGATCACCGGTTGCCACGGCGTCGAGCGCGCCGCATCGAGCTCTCGTCGCGAGACGCGGCAGAACCCGCGGCTGACGAGGTCGTACCTGTTGCCCACCGAGCCGTGGAAGTGCACCATCCGGCCGCTGCGGTCGCGCTTGGCCACCGCGACGAAGATCGCCATGTCGTCGGAGGCGGCGGCGCCTGCCGCGTCCGAGCGAGCCTCCACCCACAGCCGCAGCTTCATGTAGCCGGTCAGCTCGGTGTCGCGTTCGAAGCGGAACGTGAACGCGGCGCGGCCGCCACGCGCCGGGTAATCGACGCTGCCCGCCTCCGCTGCCGGTTGCACCGCCAGTTCGCGAGGCGATGCCCAGAGATGGAGCGGCGTGTAGCGTGTGCGCGCCAGCGGCCACTCCTGCTCGTCGCGCACGGCATGGACGACGTCGCGGCTGGAGCGCACTTCCAGCCGCACCGGCGCGCGATCCAGAAATCCGCTGGATGTGTCGTCGCGCAGGAAACAGTCCATGAAATCCCGGGTCAGCCGCTGTACCTCCGGCGAATAGTACGCCG is part of the Candidatus Limnocylindrales bacterium genome and encodes:
- a CDS encoding SET domain-containing protein, which gives rise to MVHPDTELRRISPRIGFGVVATARIPRGTITWIRDRLDQTFTPQQVAALPEPYQRILDKYAFVDATGSSILCWDHSRFFNHSCNPNCLSAGYDFELAVRDIEPGEELTDDYATLNLTEPFECLCGTAACRQRILPDDMERLADHWDRVVAGAFFQIESVDQPLWSLFEEKAEVETALRDPSSLRSIRTHYLPRR
- a CDS encoding TonB-dependent receptor, with protein sequence MRVLALLALTLWLPASMARADAAEESSDLGRILITATRTPLAELETPYSTTHIDERQVERRLERTVPETLRFVPGVMVQKTAYGQGSPFLRGFTGFRTLFLIDGIRLNNSVFREGANQYWATVDPLSLEGMELVKGPSSVLYGSDAIGGTVQAFTRGPRGYGEGLGKAFRLYYRGATAESSMTVHGEGSATWGERAGFYFDSSYRDFDNLQIGEGEQRNAGYDDYGGSVKLEYFFAPDLVLTAARQTVRQDNVPRTHSTIFARSFAGTTPGTDLQRDLDQERDLTYLQLRGQSMGGFVDALKLSLSWHDQSEVEDRVRSNLSRREQGFDVDTLGLWAALSTNSSFGNWSYGFEYYRDWVDSFSTANTIQGPVADDASYDLFGLYLQNELPLGERFTAIGGGRFSYAAVKSDDVFDPATGFATSIEDDWSQGTGSLRLLFRAIPERWNFYTGVSQGFRAPNLSDLTRLDSARSGELEIPAPGLEPEEYVSFELGSKAAYGGFGIEAAYFYTDITDMIVRTPTGVTVGTDFEVTKQNVGDGYIQGVEVAGEYRFLEQWRAWGAFTWMDGEVDQFATSAPVATKQPLDRLMPVTTVLGLRWQGSALPLWAEGVFTFAQEADRLSPGDRADTQRIPPGGTPAYEVLSFYTGWNVNEHVRLTAALENVTDENYRIHGSGTNEPGINFIVGIDNRY